The genomic region AAACCCATAACGCCTGATACACCCTGACCGGAAAGGCATAGGGCGTCAGATGGCGAGCGAGGCTCGCGCCGATCTTGTCCGAAGAACCAAAGCGCTGGATGGCGCTTTGCGCGGCTTGATCGGCGGAAAGGCCCGCGCGAATCCGCTCCTCGCTGCCCGTAAAGAGATGCTGGCGGATCTCTTCCAGGTTATCTTCGACAGCCTGACGGCTCGCTCCGTACAAGTAGCTGGCGACGCGCGTCAAATATTGCTCGATTTGATGGTCCAGTATCTCTTTGTCAGGTCGGCTGTCCATGGGGGGCGCCTCCGATGACGCTGTTGACGGCGTCGGAGAACTTTTGCCAGGCGCTGCGCTGCCGGGCGAGTTCCCCATGTCCCTTTCCCGTCAAGGTATACACTTTGCGGGCGGGGCCGCTGATTTGCACTTCCCAGGCGCTGGAGATAAAACCGTCGGTTTCCAGGGCGCGCAGGGCGGGATAAAGAGCGCCTTCCCCCATCTTGAGCGCGGAGGCGCTGCGGCGCTCGATTTCGCGGGCGATGGCGTAGCCGTGCGAAGGCGAGTCGGAAAGCACGGCCAGAATCAATGTCTGCGTGCTTCCCTTCTTCAGTTCGTTTTGCTCTTTCATGGAAAGGTCCTCACAATACAACTCACGAATATATTATACATGAGATTCTGATGTATGTAAAGATAGTCAGCGCTAAGGCCGCGCGGAGGCGTCGATTTCCTTTGCCAGATGCGCCGGAAGTTTGCTGGGAACCCGGTCGTGGCGGAAGATCGACCGGAATCGCGTGTCGTGGAAGAGCTTGGCGGTTGCGGGCATGGCGTGTCGATAAAGACCGAAGCGACGCGGCAGAACGGCAAGGAGGGAGCCGAGGCATGGCGCGAGCCAGTAGACCCAGCCAAGCCGCCAGTCGTCGGCGATTGCGGCGGGACCGAACCAACGGGCGGGGTTCATGCCCGCTCCGGAGACGGCGCCGTCCAGACATACCAGGACGCCGGACACCAGCATCATGATCGCAGGGGTAAAACGCGCGACCCTGGGATGACTGACGCAGCAAAACAGGACCGACGCGAGTGCGAACGTGGCGGCCACCTCCGCGGTAAATGCGCCGCCGGCGCTGAGCCCCGCCGCTGGCGACAGAACGGCGCGGTGGATTTCGCGCGCCCAGCGGCCGAACGCCGCAATCCCGAGCGCGGCGCCCAGAAGCGCGCCGGCCATCTGCGCGGCGGCGTATCCCGCAAGATCATTGGCATGCATCTTTCCAAGCAGCCAGAAGCCCAGCGAGACCGCCGGATTGATATGGGCGCCGCTCAGCCGCCCCGGCGGTGAAATGGCGACCAGCCCTCCCGCGCCGCCGATCAGCAAACCGGCGCACAGAAGCCTCAGAGAGGACGATGGAAGTAGCGCGGGCATCGGCGATCCGGACGCAAACATCAGCGAGACGAATGCGACCACGCAGAACACAAGAAACGCCGCGCCCGCAAACTCGCTCGCGTACTCTTCCAGGTGGTGGCCGCAGCGCTTCCACTCGGCGTATAGAATTTCTTCCCGCGATGTCTCGACCAGTGTCAGCGACGGCCTCGGCATTTTGCGATCCCTCCCTCGCGCCTTTTCCCCAACAAAATGGCCCGCCATCTGCATAGAGATGGCGGGCCATTCCGCGAATACCACAATTATGAACGATTTCGCGGATTAACGCGCGTGCTTGCCTTCGGAAATCTCTTCGATCAGCTTCTGGCTGAAGGCGGGGATATCGTCGGGCTTACGGCTGGTGACGAGTCCCCTATCGGTCTTCGCGCACGACGACATCGACCGGGAAGCTGTCGCTCCACTGGCATCAAAATTGCAATAACATCTAACAGTCCCAAAATAAGGACGACTGGTTTACGCCAGACGCCCGAGCGACGCGATGAAATCCATCGCGGACGCCTGCTCAGGCAGCTGTGAGACCTGCGCGTCGCCCAGCTCCATCACCATCCACTCGCCGTCCCGCCGCTTCGCCACATCCATCGTGAAGAATCGGCTTTGCACATGCGACGCCAGGGCCGTGAACCGCTCCATCGGCGGACGCGCCGCGCCATAGTCTCCCTGATCCCAGTACTGGCTGACGACAATGGGAGCGCCGTCCAGGAAGAAGAGACGAAACTCTTGCGTCAGGGGCATGCCGCTTTGAGAGTGCGTCGTCAGCGGCTCGAACTCCACGAACTCACGGAAGACAAGTCCTTCGTTCAGATCCGATCCCTGCAATTCCAGAAACCGATGGACGATCCGAGCGACGCCCGCCGCGTCCGAAGCATCGGGAATAAAACACGCCTCCGCCCATTCGTGCTTGCGCGACTTCACATAGTCCTTCACGATCACCGGTCCCGCCCCGAACGGACTCAGCAGATCCATGACAGCGGGCATCGACGGCGCGCTTTCCAGCCGCATCCAGACCGTCTTCGGCGTTTGTCCTTCGATCACGGAGTAGGATTCGGGAAGATAGTGGCTCCGCCGATATTCCTCCGGGGAATTGACGAGCCGCACCCCGCGTCCCAGCAGCGCCGTAAAGAGCGACGCGTACTGCGCCGGCGTAATCATCCAGCCGCGATACACGCCGGTCTCTTCTTCGCCCGCCGGGATGACGCGGCTCACGGCGCGCGCCGAATCGTCTTCAGCCACCAGCGCTTCAAAATTGATCGTGGAGCATCGCAGACCCAGCGCCGCCGCTGCGGCCGCTTCCTCCAAATACGACGGATCGGGGCTGCGCGGATCCAGTGGATGCGCCGGAAAGAGCAGTCTTACAGAGGCGTTTTGGGAGCCGGAAATTTTGTCCATGAAAGATTTTAGCGCATGGACCCTCAAAAACCATTGCACATTTTGGCGAGGTACGGTATAATTACCTTCGCTAGCGCAATGAGAATTGCGCCGGTTTCACATTCGCCGATGTGGCTCAGGGGTAGAGCAGCTCTTTCGTAAAGAGCGGGTCGGGGGTTCGAATCCCTCCATCGGCCCCATTTTTGTTTGCTTAAAGGATCCGTGCAGGATGAGAAGCAGGAGCTTCCCATATCAGCGCGGATCTTTTTCGTTTTGTCCATGCGGCGCGGCGCGGCGTTCGAGAAAGATTGTGAAATAGATATGGCCAAGCTCAATGAAGCAGACGATCCGGCGCAGTTCGCCTTACTCTCACCCGAAGAAAAGACCATCCTCATGGACTGGATCAAATCCTGGTTCGAGGCGTCAAAAACAGAATATAAGCACAACAGCTTTGCTCTGAAGAACTTCTTCGAGGAAGGCCCGACCGCCGCCGAGGGCGGTTTCTACATTAACAACGGCGCCTTCAAAGGCGCGATGATCAAGTGCGGCTTCCGCCCCATCGACGCCAACCTCAAAAACTGGACGTTCGAGGTCAAAGTCATCCGTCCATGCCCGCGCACGCTGGTCACCAAGAACAAAGACGGCTCGCTCAAACAATGCCCCCGCGCCGCCGACTTCAAGACCGGCGAATGCAGCTTCCACTCCGCCCGCAAGGCGTAAGCAGCTCGCACATTGTTCTATCTTGCACAGGGGATCGCCTACGCGATCCCCTTCTTCGTTTGTCCCCCATCCTTTCCCAGTTTCTTCCCAACGATGGGTAACCTTGTCGTACGGAGGATCCCCCAATGACTATCGATCTTCGAGAAAGATGGCGCGCGTTCTGTGCGTCTTTGAATTTGGACGCTCGTCTAACAGACGAGTATTACACGCTCATCGCCGCGAATATGAGCGAAGAGCATCGCGCCTATCACAACCTTGCCCACGTTCAGGCGCTGCTGCGCGATTTTGAGAGTGTCGCGCATTTGGTGCAAGACCGCGCGTCGTTCGAATGGAAGATCTGGCTCCACGATCTGATCTACCGGCCCGGCGCGCCGGACAATGAGCGGGAAAGCGCGGAAGTCGCGCGGCGATGGGCGCGGGAGGCGGGGCTAGATGAGGCGTTTGGCGCCGATGTGTACGAGGGGATCATGGCGACCAAGACGCATCTTGGGACGACCGAGGATGACCGCCTGCTCGTCACGCTGGACCTGGCGATTTTGGCGGCGTCCGAAGAAGAGTTCGATCGATACGAGCGGCAAGTCGCGAGCGAGTTTCTCAGTAATCCCGAGATTTCCTGGGAAGCCTATCGGGCGGGACGCCTCGCGTGGGCCGAGGCGTTCAACCAGCGTGTTCCCATCTATCCGGCCCATTACGGACAGGAAAATTTTGAAGCGGCGGCTCACAAGAATTTAGTGCGCTCGATGATCCGTTTGGAGCAAGGAATTGTAATAAAATTGTAACACGCGCCCAGCGAATTTTACAGTATAATGGAACCATCGTCCGCTTGGGAAGTTATAAAGATATTCCGCGGCAGCGCCGACAATGTTAAAGAGATTGCATAGAATTGTAGAACGATTTCATGACTTTGCTGATCCCTGACAATGAAGCGGCGCGATTAGATTGGCTTTTGGAAAGCCAAATCCTTGATACGCCTCCCGATGATGTATTTGATGAAGTGACGCATATGGCCGCCGAGCTGTGCGGCGTCCCGATCGCCGCAATCTCGCTGATCGACGCCGAGCGCCAGTGGTTCAAATCCATCGTTGGGTATGAAAGCCAGGAAACCTCGCGAGCGGCGGCGTTTTGCGCGCAGACCATTCTTCAGCCTGAGATGCTGATCGTTCCCGATGCGCGCCTCGACGAGCGTTTCTCGCAAAATCCCTTTGTCACCGGAGACCCGAATATCCGCTTCTACGCCGGCGCTCCGCTGATCACTTCCGAGGGTTACGCCATTGGCTCCCTGTGCGTCATCGATCAAACCCCTCGCGAACTCAGTCCCGAAAAGCAGTTGATCCTGCAAATGCTGGCCCGCCAGGTGGCGTCGCGCATCGAGCTTCAGCGCCAGATCGTCGTGCAGAAGCAGCTCATCGAAGAGCGCGCGGCGACCCAGGCCGCCATGGAGCGCAGCGAAATGCGGCTGCGCGAGGCGCAGCGCCTCGCGCGCATCGGCAGTTGGGAATATGACGTCGTCACCGGGCGGATCTCCTGGTCGGAGCAGCTTTTCACGCTTCTGGAGCTGGACCGGGCGGAGGGAGAGCCTTCCCCGGAAAAGCTTCGGACATTTTATCATCCCGACGATGTCGCCATGCAGGCGGAGCTCGCCAAACAATCGATCGAGGATGGACAGCCGTTTGAATTCGATATCCGCGTGATGCGGCGGGATGGTTCGCCGCGATGGATGCACTCCGTCGGCCGCGCCATGCGCGGGGACGACGGGACAGTCCACCGTCTCGTCGGCACGCTGGCCGATATTCACGAGCGCCGTGTGGCGGAGGACGCGCTGCGGGAAA from Capsulimonas corticalis harbors:
- a CDS encoding PadR family transcriptional regulator, which codes for MKEQNELKKGSTQTLILAVLSDSPSHGYAIAREIERRSASALKMGEGALYPALRALETDGFISSAWEVQISGPARKVYTLTGKGHGELARQRSAWQKFSDAVNSVIGGAPHGQPT
- a CDS encoding MIP/aquaporin family protein, which produces MPRPSLTLVETSREEILYAEWKRCGHHLEEYASEFAGAAFLVFCVVAFVSLMFASGSPMPALLPSSSLRLLCAGLLIGGAGGLVAISPPGRLSGAHINPAVSLGFWLLGKMHANDLAGYAAAQMAGALLGAALGIAAFGRWAREIHRAVLSPAAGLSAGGAFTAEVAATFALASVLFCCVSHPRVARFTPAIMMLVSGVLVCLDGAVSGAGMNPARWFGPAAIADDWRLGWVYWLAPCLGSLLAVLPRRFGLYRHAMPATAKLFHDTRFRSIFRHDRVPSKLPAHLAKEIDASARP
- a CDS encoding ATP-grasp domain-containing protein, encoding MDKISGSQNASVRLLFPAHPLDPRSPDPSYLEEAAAAAALGLRCSTINFEALVAEDDSARAVSRVIPAGEEETGVYRGWMITPAQYASLFTALLGRGVRLVNSPEEYRRSHYLPESYSVIEGQTPKTVWMRLESAPSMPAVMDLLSPFGAGPVIVKDYVKSRKHEWAEACFIPDASDAAGVARIVHRFLELQGSDLNEGLVFREFVEFEPLTTHSQSGMPLTQEFRLFFLDGAPIVVSQYWDQGDYGAARPPMERFTALASHVQSRFFTMDVAKRRDGEWMVMELGDAQVSQLPEQASAMDFIASLGRLA
- a CDS encoding HD domain-containing protein; protein product: MTIDLRERWRAFCASLNLDARLTDEYYTLIAANMSEEHRAYHNLAHVQALLRDFESVAHLVQDRASFEWKIWLHDLIYRPGAPDNERESAEVARRWAREAGLDEAFGADVYEGIMATKTHLGTTEDDRLLVTLDLAILAASEEEFDRYERQVASEFLSNPEISWEAYRAGRLAWAEAFNQRVPIYPAHYGQENFEAAAHKNLVRSMIRLEQGIVIKL